The proteins below are encoded in one region of Clostridium estertheticum:
- a CDS encoding glycerol-3-phosphate responsive antiterminator, with the protein MNLEQMLIENPVIAAIRNDKDLEKVILSKVLIVFVLYGSIMNIKTICERLKEAGKVVFIHVDLIEGVKGDYAGLLFIKQCGDPYGIISTRPTNIKNGKKLGLCVIQRIFVLDSLSLETGIRNIQSVLPDAVELLPGIASNIIKSMENEVRVPIIAGGLIQTKKDIMQAIGAGAMAISTSKQELWGLSEQ; encoded by the coding sequence GTGAATTTAGAACAAATGTTAATAGAAAACCCAGTTATTGCGGCAATAAGAAATGATAAAGATTTGGAAAAAGTAATTCTTAGTAAAGTTCTTATTGTGTTTGTCTTATATGGAAGCATAATGAATATTAAGACAATATGTGAGAGGCTTAAAGAAGCTGGGAAAGTAGTATTTATTCATGTTGATTTAATAGAAGGAGTAAAAGGTGATTATGCAGGACTGCTCTTTATAAAACAATGTGGAGATCCATATGGAATAATAAGCACAAGACCAACTAATATAAAAAACGGAAAGAAATTAGGGCTTTGTGTTATTCAAAGAATATTTGTATTAGACTCTTTATCACTCGAGACAGGAATAAGAAATATACAATCAGTTCTCCCAGATGCTGTAGAACTTTTACCTGGCATTGCAAGTAATATAATTAAAAGTATGGAAAACGAAGTGCGAGTACCAATTATAGCAGGGGGCTTAATTCAAACTAAGAAGGATATAATGCAGGCAATTGGTGCAGGGGCAATGGCCATTTCAACATCAAAACAAGAATTATGGGGTTTATCAGAGCAGTAG
- a CDS encoding NAD(P)/FAD-dependent oxidoreductase, whose amino-acid sequence MFDVTIIGAGVIGCSISRELSKYNVKTCVLERSSDVASGTTKANSAIVHGGFDAKPSTLKGKLNAKGNAMFTDLAKELDFPFKRNGSLVLCFDKKNMPDLDHLLEQGKLNGVPDLVIIDGDAVRKMEPNVTKHCVGALYAPNGGIVCPYEMTIALAENSYNNGVEFKFETEVKNIEKSSSGYIIKTNKGDIETKIVINAAGLYSGEMNNMVSMNKINIIPRRGEYVLFDRTAGSLIKNTIFQLPTKLGKGVLVTPTVDGNLLIGPNAVDLEDKADLDTTRDGIDDIIKKAQLSIEMPFPMNMVITSFAGNRAHTETDDFIIEEASDAKNFINVASIASPGLSSAPSIAVMVVDMITNKLNPEKNLKFNPIRKGIRKFREMSNEERKAIIKEIPEYGTVICRCETVTEGEILDAIRRPLGATTLDGVKLRTRAGMGRCQSGFCSTKVVDILAKELNIPRSEVTKSGGNSILLTGTNKESL is encoded by the coding sequence ATGTTTGATGTAACTATTATTGGAGCTGGTGTTATTGGCTGCTCAATATCAAGAGAGTTATCTAAATATAATGTAAAAACATGTGTGCTTGAAAGATCTAGTGATGTTGCTTCTGGTACAACAAAAGCAAACAGCGCAATTGTACATGGTGGGTTTGATGCTAAGCCAAGTACTTTGAAGGGAAAATTAAATGCAAAAGGTAATGCAATGTTTACAGACCTTGCAAAGGAATTAGATTTTCCTTTTAAGAGAAATGGTTCTTTGGTTCTTTGTTTCGACAAGAAGAATATGCCAGATCTTGACCATTTACTAGAACAAGGTAAACTAAATGGAGTACCTGATTTAGTAATTATTGATGGTGATGCTGTTAGAAAAATGGAACCAAATGTAACAAAGCATTGTGTTGGTGCACTTTATGCTCCAAACGGAGGAATTGTTTGTCCATATGAAATGACTATTGCTCTAGCTGAAAATTCATATAATAACGGTGTAGAATTTAAATTTGAAACTGAAGTTAAAAATATTGAAAAGAGTTCAAGTGGATATATTATAAAAACTAATAAAGGTGATATTGAAACAAAAATTGTAATAAATGCTGCAGGTTTATATTCAGGTGAAATGAATAATATGGTTAGCATGAATAAAATCAATATAATACCAAGACGAGGCGAATATGTTTTATTTGACAGAACCGCTGGATCTTTAATAAAAAATACTATTTTTCAACTTCCAACTAAACTTGGAAAAGGAGTTCTAGTTACGCCAACTGTTGATGGTAATCTGCTAATTGGACCTAATGCAGTTGATTTAGAAGACAAAGCAGATTTGGATACAACTCGTGATGGTATTGATGATATTATTAAAAAGGCTCAATTAAGCATTGAAATGCCATTCCCTATGAATATGGTTATAACTTCTTTCGCAGGAAATAGAGCTCATACTGAAACAGATGATTTTATTATAGAAGAAGCATCTGATGCTAAAAACTTTATTAATGTAGCATCAATTGCATCTCCAGGATTAAGCAGTGCACCAAGTATCGCTGTAATGGTAGTGGATATGATAACAAATAAACTAAACCCTGAAAAGAATTTAAAATTTAATCCAATAAGAAAAGGTATAAGAAAATTCAGAGAAATGTCTAATGAAGAACGAAAAGCAATAATTAAGGAAATACCTGAGTATGGAACAGTTATTTGTAGATGTGAAACTGTAACAGAAGGTGAAATCTTAGATGCTATAAGAAGACCTCTTGGAGCAACAACACTTGATGGAGTTAAGCTTCGTACAAGAGCTGGAATGGGCAGATGCCAATCAGGTTTTTGTTCAACAAAAGTTGTAGACATTCTAGCAAAAGAACTTAATATACCTCGTTCCGAAGTTACGAAATCAGGTGGAAATTCTATTTTACTAACAGGAACGAATAAAGAATCTTTATAA
- a CDS encoding NAD(P)/FAD-dependent oxidoreductase yields the protein MQEYDLIIIGGGPAGLAAAVSAKDQGIDSILILERDNQLGGILNQCIHNGFGLHTFKEELTGPEYSQRFIDKATDLKIEYKLNTMVLDVNSDKQVTAVNTEDGILELKAKAIILAMGCRERPRGALNIPGSRCAGIYTAGTAQKYVNAEGLMPGTEVVILGSGDIGLIMARRMTLEGAKVKACVELMPHSSGLKRNIVQCLDDFNIPLKLSTTIINIHGQDRLEGVTIAQVDANRKPISGTEEYIACDTLLLSVGLLPENELSRKANIVLNKVTGGPIVDESMQTSIPGIFTCGNVLHVHDLVDNVTTESYTAGKNAADCIKGIHQEGQSIEVIATDGVRYTVPSTINPKNIGNSIDVRFRVGEVHKAAYISVYFDDVREMHLKKKILTPGEMESVKLTKAVFEKYSDCKKITIKVEKE from the coding sequence ATGCAAGAATATGATTTAATCATAATTGGTGGCGGGCCTGCTGGGCTTGCAGCTGCAGTTTCTGCAAAGGACCAAGGAATAGATAGTATTTTAATTTTAGAAAGAGATAATCAATTAGGTGGCATTTTAAACCAATGTATTCATAATGGCTTTGGTTTGCATACATTTAAAGAAGAACTTACTGGACCAGAGTATTCACAACGATTTATAGACAAAGCTACTGATCTTAAAATTGAGTATAAACTAAATACCATGGTTTTAGATGTAAATTCGGATAAACAAGTTACAGCTGTAAATACAGAAGATGGTATTTTAGAACTTAAGGCAAAAGCAATTATACTTGCCATGGGATGTCGTGAAAGACCCAGAGGAGCTTTAAACATTCCAGGTTCAAGGTGTGCAGGTATTTATACTGCTGGAACAGCGCAAAAATATGTTAATGCTGAAGGATTAATGCCAGGAACTGAAGTAGTAATACTTGGTTCTGGAGATATTGGTCTTATAATGGCAAGAAGAATGACTCTTGAAGGCGCAAAAGTAAAAGCTTGTGTAGAGTTAATGCCCCATTCAAGCGGACTTAAAAGAAATATTGTGCAGTGTTTAGATGATTTTAACATTCCATTAAAACTAAGCACAACTATAATAAATATACATGGTCAAGATAGACTTGAGGGAGTTACTATAGCTCAGGTGGATGCTAACAGAAAACCAATAAGTGGAACTGAGGAATACATTGCTTGTGACACCTTATTATTATCTGTTGGACTTCTTCCTGAGAATGAGCTTTCTAGAAAAGCAAATATTGTACTTAATAAGGTTACAGGTGGACCAATAGTCGATGAAAGTATGCAGACAAGTATTCCTGGAATATTTACCTGTGGTAATGTGCTTCATGTTCATGATTTAGTAGATAATGTAACCACCGAAAGTTATACTGCTGGTAAAAATGCTGCAGACTGTATAAAAGGAATTCACCAGGAGGGACAAAGTATTGAAGTAATCGCTACTGATGGAGTTAGGTATACAGTACCAAGTACTATTAATCCTAAAAACATAGGTAATTCAATAGATGTTAGATTTAGAGTAGGCGAAGTTCATAAAGCTGCTTATATATCTGTTTACTTTGATGATGTTCGCGAGATGCATTTAAAGAAAAAGATACTTACACCAGGTGAAATGGAAAGTGTTAAATTAACTAAGGCAGTTTTTGAAAAATACAGCGACTGCAAAAAAATTACTATTAAAGTTGAAAAGGAGTAA
- a CDS encoding DUF1667 domain-containing protein yields the protein MSTRELTCIGCPVGCALTVELKGKEVISVSGNNCKIGETYGKKECTNPTRIVTSSVFVSGGNAKVVPVKTESDIPKNLMFDCVKALKGIVMKAPVHIGDVVLENVVNTGVNIIATKNIYVV from the coding sequence ATGAGTACAAGGGAATTGACGTGCATAGGCTGTCCAGTAGGTTGTGCTCTTACAGTAGAACTTAAGGGCAAAGAAGTTATAAGTGTATCCGGAAATAATTGTAAGATTGGTGAGACTTACGGTAAGAAAGAGTGTACTAATCCTACAAGAATTGTCACTTCATCTGTTTTTGTTTCTGGAGGAAACGCTAAAGTAGTTCCTGTAAAAACTGAGAGTGACATACCAAAGAATTTAATGTTTGATTGTGTAAAAGCATTAAAAGGTATTGTAATGAAAGCGCCTGTTCATATAGGTGATGTTGTTCTCGAAAATGTAGTTAATACAGGGGTAAATATTATAGCCACTAAGAATATTTACGTGGTATAA
- the glpK gene encoding glycerol kinase GlpK — MAQYVIALDQGTTSSRCILFNKEGLIVSVAQKEFTQIFPKAGWVEHDPMEIWATQLGVAQEAMAKIGVTAKDISAIGITNQRETTVVWNKHTGVPVYNAIVWQCRRTAGICDELKTTGFDKVVRDKTGLILDAYFSGTKVKWILDNVAGAREEANKGNLIFGTIDTWLIWKLTNGKVHVTDYTNASRTMLFNIHELKWDDEILKTLDIPKSMLADVKPSSYCYGYTDSSIFGSPIAIAGAAGDQQAALFGQTCYEAGTAKNTYGTGCFLLMNTGEKAVESHNGLLTTIAYGIDGKVNYALEGSVFVAGAAIQWLRDELRMIKSSPESEEYATAVEDTDGVYMVPAFVGLGAPYWDPYARGTIVGLTRGTKKEHFIRAALESLAYQTNDVLKAMQEDSGITLTSLKVDGGACANNFLMQFQSDILDVQVDRPEVIETTALGAAYLAGLAVGYWKSQEEISKNWALSRSFHSKMEEEKRVKLLKGWHKAVGRSRDWEE, encoded by the coding sequence ATGGCTCAGTATGTAATTGCACTAGACCAAGGAACAACAAGTTCAAGATGTATTTTGTTTAACAAAGAAGGACTAATTGTAAGTGTAGCTCAAAAAGAATTTACACAAATATTTCCTAAAGCAGGTTGGGTTGAACATGATCCTATGGAAATTTGGGCTACTCAATTAGGTGTAGCACAAGAAGCTATGGCCAAAATTGGTGTAACAGCAAAAGATATTTCTGCCATTGGTATAACTAATCAAAGAGAAACTACAGTAGTTTGGAATAAACACACTGGTGTTCCCGTGTATAACGCAATTGTTTGGCAATGTAGAAGAACAGCTGGTATATGTGATGAATTAAAAACTACAGGCTTTGATAAAGTAGTAAGAGACAAAACTGGACTCATACTTGATGCTTATTTTTCTGGAACTAAAGTTAAATGGATACTAGATAATGTTGCTGGTGCAAGGGAAGAAGCAAACAAAGGTAATTTAATATTCGGTACTATTGATACATGGTTGATTTGGAAATTAACAAACGGAAAGGTTCATGTAACCGATTATACAAATGCTTCTAGAACAATGTTATTCAACATTCATGAATTGAAATGGGACGATGAAATACTTAAAACTTTAGATATACCAAAATCAATGCTTGCAGACGTTAAACCCTCAAGTTATTGTTATGGATATACTGACAGTTCAATATTTGGCTCTCCAATAGCAATAGCTGGTGCTGCAGGAGATCAACAAGCAGCATTATTTGGACAAACTTGTTATGAGGCTGGAACAGCTAAAAATACTTATGGTACTGGTTGTTTCCTATTAATGAACACTGGTGAAAAAGCAGTTGAATCACATAATGGTTTACTTACAACTATAGCTTATGGTATTGATGGTAAAGTTAACTATGCTCTCGAGGGAAGTGTATTTGTTGCAGGAGCTGCCATTCAATGGTTAAGAGACGAATTAAGGATGATTAAGAGTTCACCTGAATCAGAAGAATATGCTACCGCTGTTGAAGATACAGATGGTGTATATATGGTACCTGCCTTTGTTGGACTTGGAGCACCATATTGGGATCCGTATGCAAGAGGAACAATTGTTGGTTTAACTCGTGGAACTAAGAAGGAACACTTTATAAGAGCAGCACTTGAATCCTTAGCTTATCAGACAAATGATGTATTAAAAGCTATGCAAGAGGATTCTGGCATTACACTTACATCCTTAAAGGTAGATGGTGGTGCATGTGCTAATAACTTCTTAATGCAGTTTCAATCAGATATATTAGACGTTCAAGTTGATAGACCAGAAGTTATTGAAACAACAGCTTTAGGTGCTGCATATTTAGCAGGCCTTGCAGTTGGATATTGGAAGAGTCAAGAAGAAATTTCAAAAAATTGGGCACTTTCTAGATCTTTCCATTCAAAAATGGAAGAAGAAAAGAGAGTTAAACTTTTAAAAGGATGGCATAAGGCTGTCGGTAGATCTAGAGACTGGGAAGAATAA
- a CDS encoding MIP/aquaporin family protein, with product MLPYYAEFFGTALLILLGDGVVANVVLDETNGHDGGLIVIAFGWAFAVGIPAYIFGTASGASFNPALTIALAAIGSLSWSVVPGYIVAELLGGIVGGVLVWLMYYPHWAITDNKAGKLAVFCTAPRIKCTPANFLSEFIGTFVLVFALLGVAQTKSSPGFGPLIAAFVILVIGLCLGGPTGYAINPARDLGPRIAHAILPIAGKGDSNWGYAWIPVVAPICGALAGAFAVVAMFG from the coding sequence ATGTTACCATATTATGCAGAGTTTTTCGGAACAGCGTTACTAATTCTTCTTGGTGATGGCGTAGTTGCAAATGTAGTTTTAGATGAAACAAATGGACATGATGGTGGATTAATAGTTATAGCTTTTGGTTGGGCATTCGCAGTCGGTATACCAGCTTACATCTTTGGAACAGCTAGTGGAGCTTCATTTAATCCTGCACTTACTATAGCGCTCGCTGCTATTGGTAGTTTATCATGGTCAGTAGTACCTGGTTATATCGTAGCTGAGCTGCTTGGAGGAATAGTCGGTGGAGTTCTAGTTTGGCTTATGTATTACCCTCATTGGGCAATTACAGACAACAAAGCAGGAAAACTCGCTGTATTCTGTACAGCACCTAGAATTAAATGTACTCCTGCAAACTTTTTATCAGAATTTATAGGAACTTTCGTATTAGTATTTGCGTTACTAGGGGTTGCTCAAACAAAATCATCTCCTGGATTTGGACCACTTATTGCCGCATTTGTAATTTTAGTAATCGGTTTATGTTTAGGCGGTCCAACTGGATATGCTATTAACCCTGCAAGGGATTTAGGACCAAGAATAGCTCATGCAATATTACCAATAGCTGGTAAAGGCGATTCTAATTGGGGATATGCATGGATACCAGTAGTAGCTCCAATTTGTGGTGCTCTTGCTGGAGCATTCGCAGTCGTTGCTATGTTTGGTTAA
- the hisE gene encoding phosphoribosyl-ATP diphosphatase, with product MGETNVVQELYKIIEERKTSPIEGSYTSYLFEEGIDKILKKVGEESAEVIISSKNDDDNETVGEISDLFYHTLVLMVEKGIKIDAVVAELEKRRGKICNKKQKRVDI from the coding sequence ATGGGTGAAACTAATGTAGTACAGGAACTTTATAAGATAATTGAGGAAAGAAAAACTAGCCCTATAGAAGGGTCATACACTAGTTATCTGTTTGAAGAAGGAATTGATAAAATTCTTAAAAAAGTAGGAGAAGAAAGTGCGGAAGTAATAATTAGTAGCAAAAACGATGACGATAATGAGACTGTTGGAGAAATATCAGATTTATTTTACCACACATTAGTACTTATGGTGGAAAAGGGTATAAAAATAGATGCTGTTGTAGCTGAACTAGAAAAAAGACGTGGAAAGATATGCAATAAAAAGCAAAAGAGAGTAGATATTTAA
- the hisI gene encoding phosphoribosyl-AMP cyclohydrolase: MDNIKEIQFNNGLIPAIIQEQCSGEVLMLAYMNEESFKKTMETGTTWFFSRSRNKLWNKGETSGHFQYVKSINFDCDGDTILIKVKQVGAACHTGNKTCFYREIWKQKS, encoded by the coding sequence ATGGATAATATAAAAGAAATTCAATTTAATAATGGGTTAATACCTGCAATTATTCAGGAACAATGTAGTGGAGAAGTTTTAATGCTTGCATATATGAACGAGGAGTCTTTTAAAAAAACAATGGAAACTGGAACGACTTGGTTTTTTAGTAGATCAAGAAATAAGTTGTGGAACAAGGGAGAAACGTCAGGGCATTTTCAATATGTAAAAAGTATAAATTTCGATTGTGATGGAGATACAATTCTTATTAAAGTAAAGCAAGTGGGAGCAGCTTGCCATACTGGAAATAAAACTTGTTTTTACAGAGAAATCTGGAAGCAAAAATCATAA
- the hisF gene encoding imidazole glycerol phosphate synthase subunit HisF — MLTKRIIPCLDVTNGRVMKGINFVNLTDVGDPVEIAEFYNSEGADEIVFLDITATHEGRKTMIDVIKRTAEKVFIPLTVGGGIKSIEDFKEILRAGADKISINSAAIRNPKLITQAASKYGSQCVVVAIDGKKNENNIGWHVVINGGRINTGLDAVKWAKEVEELGAGEILLTSMDADGTKQGYDIEFINAITDIVNIPVVASGGCGKIEDFYEVFEKSGADAALAASLFHYKELSIREVKEYLKHKEVEIRI, encoded by the coding sequence ATGCTTACTAAAAGAATAATTCCTTGTCTTGATGTAACTAATGGGAGAGTAATGAAAGGAATAAACTTTGTGAACTTAACTGACGTAGGAGATCCTGTTGAAATTGCAGAGTTCTACAACAGCGAAGGTGCAGATGAAATTGTATTTTTAGATATAACAGCTACTCATGAGGGAAGAAAAACAATGATAGATGTTATAAAAAGGACTGCTGAGAAAGTATTTATTCCACTCACTGTAGGGGGAGGAATTAAAAGTATAGAGGACTTTAAGGAAATACTTAGAGCAGGAGCTGATAAAATATCTATAAACTCTGCTGCAATTCGTAATCCTAAACTTATAACACAGGCAGCATCAAAATATGGAAGTCAATGCGTTGTGGTTGCAATAGATGGAAAGAAAAATGAGAATAATATAGGATGGCATGTAGTTATAAATGGCGGAAGAATAAATACGGGACTCGATGCAGTTAAATGGGCAAAAGAAGTTGAAGAACTAGGCGCAGGTGAAATACTTTTAACAAGTATGGATGCAGATGGAACAAAGCAAGGGTATGATATAGAGTTTATAAATGCAATAACGGATATTGTAAACATCCCTGTAGTTGCATCAGGTGGATGTGGTAAAATAGAGGACTTTTATGAAGTTTTTGAAAAAAGTGGAGCAGATGCTGCACTTGCGGCTTCTTTGTTTCATTACAAGGAGCTTTCCATTAGAGAAGTAAAAGAGTATCTTAAACATAAAGAGGTAGAAATTAGAATTTAG
- the hisA gene encoding 1-(5-phosphoribosyl)-5-[(5-phosphoribosylamino)methylideneamino]imidazole-4-carboxamide isomerase: MKIFPAIDLKSGKCVRLFQGEFMSAKVVGEDPLQTALNFMNKGAEYLHMVDLDGALRGSIENLNSINKIINDLKIPIQLGGGIRRIDTIDMLISKGLSRVILGTAALSNPSLVKEAVKKFGDKIAIGIDARDGFVAVEGWQKSSKVDYIDFAKQMENIGIKTIIFTDISRDGTLTGPNFEATGKINDQVSCDIIASGGMKNIDDIKKLKEMNIYGAIIGKALYSGNISLEEAILAGRA; the protein is encoded by the coding sequence ATGAAAATATTTCCAGCAATAGATTTAAAAAGTGGAAAATGTGTTAGACTTTTTCAAGGCGAATTTATGTCAGCGAAAGTTGTAGGGGAAGATCCACTACAAACTGCTTTAAACTTTATGAATAAGGGAGCAGAATATTTGCATATGGTAGATCTAGATGGAGCATTAAGAGGATCTATTGAAAATTTAAATAGTATAAATAAAATTATAAATGATTTGAAAATACCTATACAACTTGGCGGTGGTATTAGAAGAATAGATACTATAGATATGTTAATTAGCAAGGGATTAAGTAGAGTTATACTGGGTACTGCAGCTTTAAGCAATCCGTCACTTGTAAAAGAAGCAGTTAAAAAATTTGGAGATAAAATTGCAATTGGAATAGACGCAAGAGATGGTTTTGTAGCAGTAGAAGGTTGGCAAAAAAGTAGTAAAGTTGACTATATAGATTTTGCAAAGCAAATGGAGAATATAGGTATAAAAACTATAATCTTTACTGACATAAGTCGTGATGGAACTTTGACTGGGCCTAATTTTGAGGCAACTGGAAAAATCAATGATCAGGTTTCTTGTGATATTATTGCATCTGGTGGCATGAAAAACATTGATGATATAAAGAAGCTTAAGGAAATGAATATATATGGAGCAATTATAGGAAAAGCACTTTACAGTGGAAATATATCGCTTGAAGAAGCGATACTTGCGGGGAGGGCTTAG
- the hisH gene encoding imidazole glycerol phosphate synthase subunit HisH has product MIAIVDYGVGNLNSVQNALNSLNISSIISSNAEEISKCRSIIVPGVGAFPDAMKNMKESGIDDVIKQAAKEGKPILGICLGMQLFFEESCEVEKCAGLGLLKGNIIRLEGSIKIPHMGWNSLSFENDSPLLRGIEENQYVYFVHSYYALNCEEGIVNAYSMYEKKIPAIVSKGNIFGMQFHPEKSGDFGMKLLKNFAEVV; this is encoded by the coding sequence GCGATAGTTGATTATGGTGTTGGAAATTTAAATAGTGTTCAAAATGCACTTAATTCTTTGAATATATCATCAATAATATCATCAAATGCTGAGGAAATATCAAAGTGTAGAAGCATTATTGTTCCTGGAGTAGGTGCTTTTCCAGATGCAATGAAAAATATGAAGGAGTCAGGAATAGATGATGTAATTAAACAGGCTGCTAAAGAAGGAAAACCAATACTTGGCATATGCCTTGGTATGCAACTTTTCTTTGAGGAAAGTTGTGAGGTTGAAAAATGCGCTGGACTAGGATTATTAAAAGGAAACATCATAAGACTCGAGGGTTCTATAAAAATTCCACACATGGGATGGAATAGTTTATCCTTTGAAAATGACTCTCCATTACTTAGAGGTATAGAAGAAAATCAGTATGTATATTTTGTACATTCTTATTATGCACTAAATTGTGAAGAAGGTATTGTAAATGCATATAGTATGTATGAGAAAAAAATACCTGCAATTGTAAGTAAGGGCAATATATTTGGTATGCAGTTTCATCCAGAGAAAAGTGGAGATTTTGGGATGAAATTACTTAAAAACTTCGCGGAGGTAGTGTAA